Proteins found in one Triticum urartu cultivar G1812 chromosome 4, Tu2.1, whole genome shotgun sequence genomic segment:
- the LOC125551653 gene encoding uncharacterized protein LOC125551653, translated as MNFSVGAGGSGDGGGEGGRVQAERWLEIAAKLLAARDIVGCKRFAERAVEADPLLPGADELLAVADVLLASQVMLYTGEPDPFAVLQVPSKTTDHGAISRAFRRLALLLQSSNPHPGADVALRIVNDAYELLSDPSRRPLRSAPTNIPSGAPSQPAAAAAPEAEAADFWTACPFCCYVHQYPRELVGRALKCPNESCRRGFVAVEIPTQPTIVPGTEMYHCAWGFFPLGFPNSADLGGNWKPFYKVFPWNNAPSGGGAIGRNYSNHGGGSNDRQPQNGSARGGSSRGRVKKTTARKKVGAGPKRRSFGGGVESGIDASMLGHDGWAEGEGEEGEGGQREEVRGININEEAQATDGTGRANVTGVEDLGSFHLDVDPTEDILGNLGNLHNLPFLRVDNLGRML; from the coding sequence ATGAACTTCTCCGTCGGCGCCGGCGGTAGTGGAGACGGCGGAGGCGAGGGCGGGAGGGTGCAAGCGGAGCGGTGGCTGGAGATTGCGGCGAAGCTTCTCGCCGCGCGCGACATCGTCGGCTGCAAGCGCTTCGCcgagcgcgcggtggaggcggATCCGCTTCTCCCCGGCGCCGACGAACTCCTCGCCGTCGCTGACGTTCTCCTCGCCTCCCAGGTGATGCTCTATACCGGAGAGCCTGACCCATTCGCCGTCCTCCAGGTGCCCTCCAAAACCACCGACCACGGCGCCATCTCCCGCGCcttccgccgcctcgcgctcctcctccaatccAGCAACCCCCACCCCGGTGCGGATGTAGCCCTCCGCATCGTCAACGACGCCTACGAACTCCTCTCTGATCCATCACGCCGGCCACTGCGTTCTGCACCTACCAACATCCCTTCTGGTGCTCCCTCTCAACCAGCCGCTGCTGCCGCTCCGGAAGCTGAGGCGGCGGACTTCTGGACTGCGTGCCCGTTCTGCTGCTACGTCCATCAGTACCCGCGCGAGCTAGTTGGCCGCGCGCTCAAGTGCCCAAACGAGTCTTGCCGACGGGGGTTTGTGGCTGTTGAGATCCCTACACAGCCGACCATCGTGCCGGGCACCGAGATGTACCACTGTGCTTGGGGGTTCTTCCCCCTTGGTTTCCCCAACTCGGCGGATCTGGGTGGCAACTGGAAGCCATTTTACAAGGTCTTCCCTTGGAACAATGCGCCAAGTGGTGGGGGTGCCATTGGTAGGAACTATAGTAACCATGGTGGAGGCAGCAATGACCGGCAGCCGCAGAATGGGAGTGCTCGTGGTGGATCATCCAGAGGTAGGGTCAAGAAGACAACTGCTCGCAAGAAGGTTGGGGCGGGGCCCAAGAGGCGTTCTTTTGGGGGTGGTGTGGAGAGCGGCATTGATGCATCGATGCTTGGACATGATGGGTGGGCTGAGGGTGAGGGTGAGGAGGGTGAAGGTGGACAGCGGGAGGAGGTAAGAGGGATTAACATAAATGAGGAGGCACAGGCTACAGATGGTACTGGCAGGGCAAATGTCACAGGAGTTGAGGACCTGGGCAGCTTCCATTTGGATGTTGATCCGACCGAGGATATACTAGGGAATCTGGGAAATTTACACAACTTGCCGTTCTTGAGGGTGGATAATCTTGGGAGGATGCTGTAA